Proteins encoded by one window of Pelmatolapia mariae isolate MD_Pm_ZW linkage group LG14, Pm_UMD_F_2, whole genome shotgun sequence:
- the aipl1 gene encoding aryl-hydrocarbon-interacting protein-like 1, with translation MSDMKDALLLGSEGIKKTILHGGSGDIPKFVTGVKVTFHFRTQLCDDERTVIDDSKAVGTPMEIVIGNMFKLDIWETLLSSMRIGEVAEFWCDTVHTGVYPLVSKSMRRIAEGKDPVDWHIHTCGMANMFAYHSLGYEDLDELMKEPKPLYFVLELLKVQQPSEYDRESWALSDEERLKAVPVLHGQGNKLYKQGRYQEATQKYKEAIICIKNVQTKEKAWDVPWMKLEKMANTLTLNYCQCLLRMEEYYEVIEHTTDIINQHPGIVKAYYLRGKAHVEVWNEAEARQDFSRVLDLNPGMKKAVKKELAILNMRMEEKNEEDKLKYKGMF, from the exons ATGTCGGATATGAAAGACGCACTCCTGCTGGGATCAGAAGGAATTAAGAAAACCATCCTGCATGGAGGGAGTGGAGACATTCCAAAGTTCGTCACAGGAGTGAAG GTGACCTTCCACTTCCGCACGCAGCTGTGTGACGACGAGCGCACGGTGATAGATGACAGCAAAGCGGTTGGAACACCCATGGAGATAGTGATTGGCAACATGTTTAAACTGGACATCTGGGAGACCCTGTTGTCCTCTATGAGGATCGGTGAAGTGGCGGAGTTCTGGTGTGACACCGTT CACACTGGTGTCTATCCACTGGTGTCCAAAAGCATGCGACGCATCGCTGAGGGCAAAGACCCAGTCGACTGGCACATCCATACGTGCGGCATGGCCAACATGTTTGCCTACCACAGCCTTGGCTATGAAGACCTGGATGAGCTGATGAAGGAACCGAAGCCGCTCTACTTCGTCTTGGAGCTGCTCAAg GTGCAGCAGCCCAGCGAGTATGACAGGGAGTCGTGGGCTCTGAGTGATGAGGAGAGGCTGAAGGCCGTTCCCGTGCTGCACGGCCAGGGAAACAAACTCTACAAACAGGGACGTTACCAAGAAGCCACACAGAAATACAAGGAGGCCATCATCTGCATTAAAAATGTTCAGACCAAG GAGAAAGCATGGGATGTCCCATGGATGAAGCTGGAGAAGATGGCCAACACTTTAACACTTAACTACTGCCAATGTTTGCTCCGCATGGAGGAGTACTACGAGGTCATTGAGCACACAACCGACATTATCAATCAGCACCCAG GCATAGTTAAGGCCTACTACCTGCGAGGGAAGGCCCACGTGGAGGTGTGGAACGAGGCGGAGGCCCGGCAGGATTTCAGCAGGGTGCTGGACCTGAACCCGGGCATGAAAAAGGCTGTCAAGAAGGAACTGGCCATACTTAACATGCGTATGGAAGAGAAGAACGAAGAAGACAAGCTCAAATACAAAGGCATGTTTTGA